A single region of the Marinobacter nanhaiticus D15-8W genome encodes:
- the araD1 gene encoding AraD1 family protein: MQLYQCLDAEGGKQVIAVADGEATGRVLDGVGGVYGLALKALDRNIGLQAMVNEWPGSRQVDIEELANGDELLTPIDHPDPAHLLITGTGLTHLGSAEGRDKMHRQLEDTDSLTDSMRMFRLGLDGGKPAGGAPGVQPEWFYKGDGSIVVAPGEALESPDFALDGGEEPEIAGVYIIDNQGQPRRLGFVLGNEFSDHVTERQNYLYLAHSKLRACSFGPALRLGDLPDDIRGISRIRRDGQVLWEKPFLSGEANMCHSIANLEAHHFKYAQFRRPGDIHVHFLGTATLSCADEITTRVGDIFEIEAEIFGPVLRNPLEKADQALVSVTDL; encoded by the coding sequence ATGCAACTTTATCAATGCTTAGACGCCGAGGGCGGCAAGCAGGTTATTGCGGTCGCCGATGGGGAAGCCACCGGGCGTGTACTGGACGGTGTCGGTGGCGTCTACGGTCTGGCACTGAAAGCCCTCGACAGGAACATCGGTTTGCAGGCGATGGTCAACGAGTGGCCGGGCAGCCGGCAAGTCGATATCGAGGAGCTGGCCAATGGCGATGAACTCCTGACCCCCATCGATCATCCAGACCCGGCCCACCTCTTGATTACCGGCACCGGCCTGACCCATCTCGGCAGTGCCGAGGGGCGGGACAAGATGCACCGACAACTGGAAGATACCGATTCGCTGACCGACTCCATGCGCATGTTCCGGCTGGGACTGGACGGCGGCAAACCGGCCGGTGGTGCGCCGGGTGTGCAGCCCGAATGGTTCTACAAGGGCGATGGCAGCATCGTCGTGGCCCCGGGCGAAGCCCTGGAGTCCCCCGATTTTGCGCTGGATGGCGGGGAAGAGCCTGAAATCGCTGGTGTCTACATCATCGACAACCAGGGGCAGCCCCGGCGCCTGGGCTTCGTGCTTGGCAACGAATTCTCCGATCACGTCACCGAGCGGCAGAATTACCTGTACCTGGCCCACTCCAAGCTGCGTGCCTGCTCCTTTGGGCCGGCACTGCGGCTGGGCGACTTGCCGGATGATATCCGCGGGATATCCCGTATTCGTCGGGATGGCCAGGTATTGTGGGAAAAGCCGTTCCTCTCCGGCGAAGCCAATATGTGCCACAGTATCGCCAACCTCGAGGCTCACCATTTCAAGTACGCCCAGTTCCGGCGCCCCGGTGATATCCACGTCCATTTCTTAGGCACGGCAACCCTCAGTTGCGCGGATGAAATTACGACCCGGGTAGGGGATATCTTTGAGATAGAAGCGGAAATCTTCGGGCCCGTGCTTCGGAACCCACTGGAGAAAGCCGATCAAGCGCTCGTCTCAGTCACTGATCTATAA
- a CDS encoding aldehyde dehydrogenase (NADP(+)), whose protein sequence is MPQILGQQYIGGQRVATGQVTLKSLDATTGETYPVGFMEATADEVAAAASAAAKAFAEYRETDPNTRAGFLDAIADEIDGLGDDVIAEVQRESALPEARLKGERSRTSNQLRMFANVVRRGDFLGPRVDRGDPEKQPPKPDIRQMKVALGPVAVFGASNFPFAFSVAGGDTASALAAGCSVVVKAHPGHMVTSECVASAIERAVEKSGMPAGVFNMIYGDKVGAQLVQEPAIKAVGFTGSQRGGRALFDLAAARPEPIPVFAEMSSINPMFMLRSAIEQQSEDIAKGLAGSVALGCGQFCTNPGLVILERSAASRQFIEKLGAAITEQQPQTMLNAGILENYARGIERLKGLDGAKEVAVGQGGDNQAAARLFTADKQLLLSQGENGESPLLEEVFGPVTVVVEVDSADELLTAARSLNGQLTATVFSGDDSELSDRHELLAVLEQKVGRLLFNGYPTGVEVNDAMVHGGPYPATTDARGTSVGSLAIERYLRPVCYQNMPDVALPDALKNANPLALLRLVDGAFSREAI, encoded by the coding sequence ATGCCCCAGATACTCGGTCAACAGTATATCGGCGGCCAAAGGGTCGCCACCGGCCAGGTCACCCTGAAAAGTCTGGACGCCACCACCGGTGAAACCTATCCGGTCGGCTTCATGGAAGCGACGGCTGACGAGGTCGCGGCCGCTGCCAGCGCGGCCGCCAAGGCCTTCGCCGAATACCGGGAGACCGATCCGAACACGCGCGCAGGCTTCCTGGACGCCATTGCCGATGAAATCGATGGCCTGGGCGATGACGTGATCGCCGAAGTCCAGCGGGAAAGCGCATTGCCGGAGGCGCGGCTGAAAGGTGAGCGGTCGCGCACCAGCAATCAATTGCGAATGTTTGCCAACGTTGTCCGCCGCGGGGACTTCCTCGGACCGCGCGTCGACCGTGGCGATCCGGAGAAGCAGCCGCCCAAACCCGATATTCGCCAGATGAAGGTCGCACTGGGACCGGTCGCCGTCTTCGGGGCCAGCAATTTCCCATTCGCCTTCTCGGTTGCCGGAGGGGATACTGCATCGGCGCTGGCAGCGGGCTGCTCGGTAGTGGTCAAGGCGCATCCGGGTCACATGGTGACCTCCGAATGCGTGGCCAGCGCTATCGAACGCGCCGTCGAGAAAAGCGGTATGCCCGCGGGCGTGTTCAATATGATCTACGGCGACAAGGTAGGGGCCCAGCTCGTTCAGGAACCTGCCATCAAGGCCGTCGGCTTTACCGGCTCACAGAGAGGCGGTCGCGCGTTGTTTGATCTGGCTGCAGCGCGTCCGGAGCCGATCCCGGTGTTCGCCGAGATGTCGAGTATCAACCCCATGTTCATGCTGCGCAGTGCCATAGAGCAGCAAAGCGAAGACATTGCCAAGGGCCTGGCCGGTTCAGTAGCCCTGGGCTGTGGCCAATTCTGCACCAATCCGGGCCTGGTAATTCTGGAGCGCTCGGCTGCGTCGCGCCAGTTTATCGAGAAGCTGGGGGCAGCGATTACCGAGCAACAACCCCAAACCATGCTTAATGCCGGCATACTTGAGAACTACGCCCGCGGCATCGAACGACTCAAAGGCCTCGACGGTGCCAAGGAAGTTGCCGTCGGGCAGGGCGGTGACAACCAGGCGGCGGCCCGCCTGTTCACCGCTGATAAGCAACTTTTATTGTCACAGGGTGAGAATGGCGAATCGCCGCTACTCGAAGAGGTGTTTGGCCCGGTAACCGTCGTTGTCGAAGTGGATAGCGCCGATGAACTGCTGACCGCCGCACGGAGCCTCAATGGTCAACTGACGGCCACGGTCTTTTCCGGCGACGACAGCGAGCTCAGTGACCGCCACGAACTGTTGGCCGTACTCGAACAGAAAGTCGGCCGCCTGCTATTCAACGGCTACCCCACTGGCGTGGAAGTGAATGACGCGATGGTTCATGGCGGCCCGTACCCGGCGACAACCGACGCGCGAGGTACCTCGGTTGGTAGTCTTGCTATCGAGCGGTACCTGAGGCCGGTGTGTTACCAGAATATGCCGGATGTGGCGTTGCCGGATGCACTTAAGAATGCGAATCCGCTGGCGTTGTTGCGGCTGGTGGATGGGGCGTTTAGTCGGGAGGCGATTTAG
- a CDS encoding beta-ketoacyl-ACP synthase III codes for MPYARIIGTGSYLPEKALTNKDMEKMVDTTDQWIRERTGIERRHIAAEGETTVDLAEQASLKAIEAAGIDVQDIDLIVFATSTPDKIFPSCACILQARLGIQGCPAFDIQAVCSGFVYALSTADKFIKTGASKKALVIGSEVFSRIVNWEDRGTCVLFGDGAGAVVLEANEETGILSTHIHADGQYEDLLHVPCGISDDFERVKAGQAFIEMKGNEVFKVAVNTLGKIVDETLEYNQMQKSDIDWLVPHQANLRIIAATAKKLNMSMDQVVVTVNEHGNTSAASIPLALDVAVRDGRIKRNEVLLLEAFGGGFTWGSALLRY; via the coding sequence ATGCCTTACGCTCGAATCATCGGTACCGGTTCTTACTTGCCCGAAAAAGCTCTTACCAACAAAGACATGGAAAAGATGGTGGATACCACCGACCAGTGGATTCGTGAGCGCACGGGTATCGAGCGTCGACATATTGCTGCCGAAGGCGAAACCACGGTCGACCTGGCGGAGCAGGCCAGTCTGAAGGCGATCGAGGCTGCAGGTATCGATGTTCAGGACATTGACCTCATCGTCTTCGCCACGTCCACGCCAGACAAGATCTTTCCCAGTTGTGCCTGCATCCTCCAGGCGCGCTTGGGAATCCAGGGCTGCCCGGCGTTCGACATCCAGGCGGTCTGCAGTGGTTTCGTCTATGCCTTGTCCACAGCAGACAAGTTCATCAAGACGGGCGCCAGCAAGAAAGCCCTGGTGATCGGTTCTGAAGTCTTCTCGCGCATCGTCAACTGGGAAGACCGCGGTACTTGTGTCCTCTTCGGTGACGGCGCCGGCGCTGTGGTGCTGGAAGCCAACGAAGAAACCGGCATTCTCTCCACCCATATCCACGCCGACGGCCAGTACGAAGACCTGCTGCATGTGCCCTGTGGTATTTCCGACGATTTCGAGCGGGTAAAGGCCGGCCAGGCGTTTATCGAGATGAAGGGTAACGAGGTGTTCAAGGTCGCCGTGAACACCCTTGGCAAGATCGTCGACGAAACCCTTGAATACAACCAGATGCAGAAGTCGGATATCGACTGGCTGGTGCCCCACCAGGCCAACCTGCGAATTATTGCGGCGACGGCCAAGAAGCTGAACATGTCCATGGATCAGGTGGTGGTAACCGTCAACGAGCACGGCAATACATCTGCAGCCTCGATTCCCCTGGCCCTGGATGTGGCTGTCCGTGACGGACGGATCAAGCGGAATGAAGTGTTGCTGCTGGAAGCGTTTGGCGGTGGCTTTACCTGGGGTTCGGCATTGCTGCGTTATTGA
- a CDS encoding arylsulfatase, whose product MRYTIRGISLRLTAILSLCILAAPTSAQQTDGSQNSQTNQASQNNQSGQENGQKPNFLVIWGDDIGVHNVSAYNHGIMGYQTPNIDSLAQEGAMFTDAYAQQSCTAGRASFILGQHPFRTGLLTIGMPGSPHGIPDWAPTIADMLKDHGYTTGQFGKNHLGDQDNHLPTNHGFDEFFGNLYHLNAEEEPESYYYPKNPEFREKFGPRGVLKASADGEIEDTGPLTRKRMETVDEEFMAAALDFIDRANQQGKPFFVWYNATRMHVWTHLKEESEGVTGVGLYPDGMVEHDKQVGQLLEKLDELGIADNTVVIYSTDNGAETVTWPDGGTTPFHGEKGTTWEGGFRVPLLVKWPGVIEPGQKINEIISQEDWFPTFAAAVGNENIVEDLKEGTTMNGKEWRVHLDGYNMLPFLSGEEEKSPRREIFYFDQGGNMNAVRVEDWKIHFAVLKGDISSAVREIPAWPKVIHLRADPYEKAWMESEMYLRWYAENTMWTFVPVQQRLKEFFATLADYPYQMGSSLNAAGLGYNTLRNEDLMKRLEDIENIQPAPRQ is encoded by the coding sequence ATGCGATACACGATACGCGGCATCAGTCTGCGGCTTACGGCTATTCTGAGCCTATGCATCCTGGCGGCCCCCACATCCGCTCAGCAGACGGACGGTAGTCAAAACAGCCAAACCAACCAAGCCAGCCAGAACAATCAAAGTGGGCAGGAAAACGGACAGAAGCCCAACTTCCTGGTCATCTGGGGCGACGACATCGGCGTTCACAATGTCAGCGCCTATAACCACGGCATCATGGGCTACCAAACGCCAAACATAGATAGCCTGGCGCAGGAAGGCGCCATGTTCACCGATGCCTACGCCCAACAGTCCTGCACCGCCGGACGCGCGTCCTTCATCCTCGGCCAGCACCCGTTCCGGACCGGTCTGTTGACCATCGGCATGCCCGGCTCACCCCATGGTATTCCCGACTGGGCGCCGACCATCGCCGATATGCTGAAGGACCATGGTTACACCACCGGCCAATTTGGCAAGAATCACCTGGGTGACCAGGATAACCACCTGCCAACCAATCACGGCTTTGACGAATTCTTCGGCAATCTTTACCACCTGAACGCCGAAGAAGAGCCCGAGAGTTACTACTACCCGAAGAATCCCGAGTTCCGCGAGAAGTTTGGACCGCGCGGTGTACTCAAGGCGTCCGCCGACGGGGAAATTGAAGATACCGGCCCGTTGACCCGCAAACGCATGGAAACCGTCGATGAGGAATTCATGGCGGCTGCGCTGGATTTCATCGACCGCGCGAACCAGCAGGGTAAACCCTTTTTCGTCTGGTACAACGCGACCCGTATGCACGTGTGGACCCACCTCAAAGAGGAATCGGAAGGGGTAACCGGCGTCGGCCTCTATCCAGACGGCATGGTGGAGCATGACAAGCAAGTGGGCCAGCTACTGGAAAAACTGGATGAGCTGGGCATCGCCGACAACACCGTGGTGATCTACTCGACGGACAACGGTGCGGAAACAGTGACCTGGCCAGATGGTGGCACCACGCCTTTCCATGGGGAGAAAGGTACGACCTGGGAAGGCGGCTTCCGAGTCCCGCTACTGGTCAAATGGCCTGGCGTCATCGAGCCCGGTCAGAAGATCAACGAGATTATCAGCCAGGAAGACTGGTTCCCTACTTTTGCGGCGGCCGTTGGTAACGAGAACATTGTTGAGGACCTCAAAGAAGGGACCACCATGAATGGCAAGGAGTGGCGAGTTCACCTGGACGGCTACAACATGCTCCCGTTCCTTTCCGGCGAAGAGGAAAAGAGTCCCAGACGCGAGATTTTCTACTTCGACCAGGGCGGGAATATGAACGCCGTGCGGGTCGAGGACTGGAAGATACATTTCGCGGTCCTCAAGGGCGATATTTCCAGCGCTGTGCGTGAAATACCGGCCTGGCCCAAAGTGATTCACCTGCGGGCCGATCCCTACGAAAAGGCGTGGATGGAGTCTGAAATGTATCTACGCTGGTACGCTGAAAACACGATGTGGACGTTTGTGCCCGTACAGCAAAGACTCAAGGAATTTTTTGCCACACTCGCTGATTACCCCTACCAGATGGGATCGTCCCTCAATGCGGCCGGATTGGGCTACAACACCCTCAGAAACGAAGATCTGATGAAGCGCCTGGAGGATATCGAGAACATTCAACCCGCGCCGCGCCAGTAA
- a CDS encoding HAD family hydrolase, whose translation MSSNMTAGGQVSRYLALFALLFGAVAAKADPLPSWNETETKASIIEFVESVTDSEADTFVPQEDRVAVFDNDGTLWAEKPVYFQFMFAMDRLKAMAKDDPSVLSSDVLKAAAEGDMGAVAQSGEKGLLEIIATTHSNLPVDAFQAEAGDWLTTATHPETGMLYTEMIYQPMLELLRYLRDEGFTTYIVSGGGVHFIRAFSEDAYNIPANQVVGTTGKSHYEVVDGEPVVMKDPGIAFIDDKEGKPVAIDAHIGKRPIFAGGNSDGDFQMLEWTTAGEGPRMAVIVHHTDAEREWAYDRESHVGRLERGLDEAGERDWLLIDMARDWERVWPRNP comes from the coding sequence ATGAGCTCCAATATGACAGCTGGAGGCCAGGTCTCCAGGTACCTGGCTCTGTTTGCTTTACTTTTCGGCGCGGTCGCGGCGAAGGCCGATCCACTGCCTTCCTGGAACGAGACCGAAACCAAGGCGTCGATCATCGAGTTTGTCGAATCGGTGACCGATTCGGAGGCGGATACCTTTGTGCCTCAGGAAGACCGGGTTGCGGTCTTCGACAATGACGGAACCCTCTGGGCCGAAAAACCGGTCTATTTCCAGTTTATGTTCGCCATGGATCGTCTCAAGGCCATGGCAAAGGATGACCCATCCGTATTGTCATCCGATGTTCTCAAAGCCGCCGCCGAGGGCGATATGGGCGCCGTTGCTCAATCGGGCGAAAAGGGTCTGCTGGAAATAATCGCTACAACCCATTCGAACCTTCCTGTCGACGCATTCCAGGCAGAGGCCGGTGATTGGCTGACCACGGCCACCCACCCGGAGACGGGCATGTTGTACACCGAAATGATCTATCAGCCCATGCTGGAGCTGCTGCGCTATCTCCGGGATGAAGGTTTTACCACCTACATCGTCTCGGGCGGTGGCGTTCATTTCATCCGGGCCTTTTCCGAGGATGCATACAACATTCCCGCGAATCAGGTGGTCGGTACCACCGGAAAGAGTCATTACGAAGTCGTCGACGGTGAGCCGGTGGTCATGAAAGACCCCGGCATTGCATTTATCGACGACAAGGAAGGCAAGCCCGTTGCCATTGATGCACACATTGGCAAGCGCCCGATTTTTGCCGGCGGCAATTCCGATGGCGACTTCCAGATGCTGGAGTGGACGACCGCCGGTGAAGGCCCGCGGATGGCTGTCATCGTGCACCATACCGACGCCGAGCGGGAATGGGCCTACGATCGGGAAAGTCATGTCGGCCGTCTCGAACGCGGGCTGGATGAGGCGGGTGAACGGGATTGGTTGCTCATCGATATGGCCCGGGATTGGGAGCGGGTATGGCCAAGGAATCCCTAA
- a CDS encoding AAA family ATPase produces the protein MAKESLIERSDARGQIAALQERMGQAIIGQTAVIERLLIGLLADGNLLVEGMPGLAKTRAIKALARNLECAFSRIQFTPDLLPADVTGTEIYFRTEAGGEFRFEPGPIFANVVLADEINRAPAKVQAALLEAMEERQVTIAGKTHRMEPLFIVMATQNPVEQEGTYPLPEAQMDRFLMHVHITYPPVEDEVEVILLVRGEEQAKAESLKTGLSAEKPAPIPQEAVFAARREIAAIHVSDAMVRYMADIVNATRIPGEFGEDLPRWIDIGASPRASLALDRCGRVHAWMQGRNYVDPEDVRTIAPDVLRHRLTLSYEAQGEGVTPDQVVDELLRQVALP, from the coding sequence ATGGCCAAGGAATCCCTAATCGAACGTTCGGACGCCCGCGGCCAGATTGCCGCTCTCCAGGAGCGAATGGGCCAGGCGATTATCGGCCAGACCGCAGTGATTGAAAGGCTGCTTATCGGGCTTCTCGCGGATGGCAACCTGTTGGTGGAAGGGATGCCGGGGCTGGCCAAGACCCGAGCTATCAAAGCGCTGGCTCGCAATCTGGAATGTGCCTTCAGCCGCATCCAGTTCACGCCGGATCTGCTGCCCGCCGATGTCACCGGTACCGAGATCTACTTCCGCACGGAAGCGGGCGGAGAGTTCCGTTTCGAGCCGGGTCCGATATTCGCCAACGTCGTCCTGGCGGACGAGATCAACCGGGCACCCGCCAAGGTCCAGGCTGCCTTGCTCGAGGCGATGGAGGAACGGCAAGTGACGATTGCCGGCAAGACCCACCGGATGGAGCCGCTGTTTATTGTCATGGCGACCCAGAATCCGGTCGAGCAGGAAGGCACCTATCCGCTGCCGGAAGCGCAAATGGACCGTTTCCTGATGCATGTTCACATCACCTATCCACCGGTGGAGGATGAGGTGGAGGTCATCCTGCTGGTACGCGGTGAAGAGCAGGCAAAGGCCGAGTCGCTGAAGACCGGTTTATCTGCGGAAAAACCGGCACCCATTCCGCAGGAGGCTGTGTTCGCCGCGCGCCGGGAGATTGCGGCCATTCACGTGTCCGACGCCATGGTTCGGTATATGGCCGATATCGTGAACGCCACACGGATACCCGGGGAGTTTGGTGAGGACCTGCCACGCTGGATCGACATCGGTGCCAGCCCCCGTGCAAGTCTCGCGCTGGACCGCTGCGGTCGGGTGCACGCCTGGATGCAGGGGCGTAATTACGTCGATCCGGAGGACGTGCGCACCATTGCGCCAGATGTGTTGCGACATCGCTTGACCCTAAGCTACGAGGCGCAGGGCGAGGGCGTGACACCGGACCAGGTGGTGGACGAACTGCTTCGCCAGGTTGCCCTGCCTTGA